From Bordetella flabilis, the proteins below share one genomic window:
- a CDS encoding multidrug efflux RND transporter permease subunit has product MILSAPFIVRPVATTLLSLAVVLAGALAFVLLPVAPLPQVDIPTISVSASLPGASPETMASSVATPLERALGSIAGVTEMTSSSTQGTTRITLQFDLDRDIDGAARDVQAAINASRTLLPSGLKSNPTYRKANPAAAPIMILAMTSDTRTQGELYDLASTIVAQKLSQVSGVGDVTVGGSSLPAVRVDVLPGALTSRGVSLDDVRTTLANANANRPKGFVENGDYQWTIMASDQLSKAADYRPLIVAWRNGAPVRLSDVATVEDSVEDLYQTGFFNNQKAILLIVRREAAANIIKVVDELRERLPELQAQMPGDVRLEVAQDRTPSIRSSLHEAEMTLVIAVGLVMMVVLVFLRRWRAALIPSVAVPVSLVGTFCIMYLCGYTLNTISLMALIVATGFVVDDAIVVLENITRYIEKGMSPLRASLRGAREMGFTVLSMSLSLVAVFIPILLMGGVVGRFFREFAVTLSAAVLVSLVTSLTLTPMMCARLLRADAGNERPPGRLARWSEQGFAALSAGYARTLTWSLNHGPLVIVVLLLTVTLNVYLYIAVPKGFFPNQDTGQLLGFFRVDQGTSFQATVPKLEYMRKVVLSDPAVQTVTGYAGGRGGSNSSFMLLQLKPLSERGVSAEQVIERLRGRLQSIPGARMFLVAQQDIRIGGRQSSTGSYDYALMASDLSTLRTWMPRVQQALARLPELADVDTDVEDKGQQVNLVIDREAATRLGVSMSDISAVLNNSFSQRQVSVMYGPLNQYHVVLGVRQSFAQNAQSLDKVDVVTSSGARVPLASFASFEVGSAPLSVQHQGLFVADTVSFSLAPGVSLGQASEAIDAAIARIGLPTDQIQASFQGTAAAAQQTQSQQPLLILAALVTMYIVLGILYESFVHPFTILSTLPSAGIGALLALMLVGSEFTVIALIGVFLLIGIVKKNAIMMVDFALAAERTQGLPPREAIFQACITRFRPIMMTTLAAIFGALPLVVSTGTGAEIRQPLGITIVGGLVVSQVLTLYTTPVVYLYLDRLRHWARRRRAARTVAPSTDYS; this is encoded by the coding sequence ATGATCCTGTCCGCGCCCTTCATCGTCCGGCCGGTGGCGACGACGCTGCTGTCCCTCGCGGTGGTGCTGGCGGGGGCGCTGGCTTTCGTGCTGTTGCCGGTGGCGCCCCTGCCGCAGGTGGATATCCCGACCATTTCGGTATCGGCCAGCCTGCCCGGCGCCAGTCCGGAAACCATGGCGTCCAGCGTGGCCACGCCGCTGGAGCGCGCGCTGGGCTCGATCGCCGGCGTCACTGAAATGACGTCCAGCAGTACGCAGGGCACTACCCGCATCACGCTGCAGTTCGACCTGGACCGCGATATCGACGGCGCCGCGCGCGATGTGCAGGCCGCCATCAACGCATCGCGCACCCTGTTGCCCAGCGGCCTGAAAAGCAACCCTACGTACCGCAAGGCGAATCCGGCCGCCGCGCCGATCATGATCCTGGCCATGACGTCGGACACGCGCACGCAGGGCGAGCTGTACGACCTGGCCTCCACCATCGTGGCGCAGAAGTTGTCGCAGGTCAGCGGCGTGGGCGACGTGACCGTGGGCGGAAGCTCGCTGCCGGCGGTGCGGGTGGACGTGCTGCCCGGCGCGCTGACCAGCCGCGGCGTGTCGCTGGACGATGTCCGCACCACGCTGGCCAACGCCAATGCCAACCGGCCCAAGGGCTTCGTGGAGAACGGCGACTACCAGTGGACCATCATGGCCAGCGACCAGCTCAGCAAGGCGGCCGATTACCGTCCGCTGATCGTCGCATGGCGCAATGGCGCTCCCGTGCGGCTGTCCGATGTGGCCACCGTGGAAGACTCCGTGGAGGATCTCTACCAGACCGGCTTCTTCAACAACCAGAAAGCCATCCTGCTGATCGTGCGGCGCGAGGCCGCCGCCAACATCATCAAGGTGGTGGACGAGTTGCGCGAACGCCTGCCCGAGCTGCAGGCCCAGATGCCGGGCGACGTGCGGCTGGAGGTCGCGCAGGACCGTACGCCCAGCATCCGATCGTCCCTGCACGAGGCCGAGATGACCCTGGTGATCGCCGTCGGCCTGGTGATGATGGTGGTGCTGGTTTTCCTGCGGCGCTGGCGCGCGGCGCTGATCCCCAGCGTGGCGGTGCCCGTGTCGCTGGTGGGTACCTTCTGCATCATGTACCTGTGCGGCTACACCCTCAACACGATCTCGCTGATGGCGCTGATCGTGGCGACCGGCTTCGTGGTCGACGATGCCATCGTGGTGCTGGAAAACATCACGCGCTATATCGAAAAAGGCATGTCGCCGCTGCGTGCCTCGCTGCGCGGCGCCCGCGAAATGGGCTTCACGGTGCTGTCCATGAGCCTGTCGCTGGTGGCGGTATTCATTCCCATCCTGCTGATGGGCGGCGTGGTCGGGCGCTTCTTCCGCGAATTCGCCGTTACGCTGTCGGCCGCGGTGCTGGTGTCGCTGGTGACTTCGCTGACGCTGACGCCCATGATGTGCGCGCGGCTGCTGCGCGCCGATGCGGGGAACGAGCGGCCACCGGGACGGCTGGCGCGCTGGTCCGAGCAAGGCTTCGCCGCGCTGAGCGCCGGCTACGCCCGCACCCTGACATGGAGCCTGAACCATGGCCCCCTGGTCATCGTGGTGCTGCTGCTGACCGTGACCCTGAACGTCTACCTGTACATCGCCGTGCCCAAGGGCTTCTTCCCGAACCAGGATACCGGGCAGCTGCTGGGCTTCTTCCGCGTGGACCAGGGCACCTCGTTCCAGGCCACCGTGCCCAAGCTCGAATACATGCGCAAGGTGGTGCTGTCCGATCCCGCGGTGCAGACCGTGACCGGCTACGCCGGCGGGCGCGGGGGCAGCAACAGCAGCTTCATGCTGCTCCAGCTCAAGCCCCTGTCCGAACGCGGCGTGTCGGCCGAGCAGGTCATCGAGCGGCTGCGCGGGCGGCTGCAAAGCATACCGGGCGCACGCATGTTCCTGGTGGCCCAGCAGGATATCCGCATTGGCGGCCGCCAGAGCAGCACGGGTTCGTACGACTACGCGCTGATGGCCAGCGACCTGTCCACGCTGCGCACCTGGATGCCGCGCGTGCAGCAGGCCCTGGCGCGGCTGCCCGAACTGGCCGACGTGGACACGGACGTCGAGGACAAGGGCCAGCAGGTGAACCTGGTGATCGACCGCGAGGCGGCGACGCGTCTGGGCGTCAGCATGTCGGATATCTCGGCCGTGCTGAACAACTCCTTCAGCCAGCGCCAGGTGTCGGTGATGTACGGGCCGCTGAACCAGTACCACGTCGTGCTGGGGGTCAGGCAAAGCTTTGCGCAGAACGCGCAGTCGCTGGACAAGGTGGACGTGGTCACGAGCAGCGGCGCGCGCGTGCCCCTGGCGTCATTCGCCTCTTTCGAGGTGGGCAGCGCGCCGCTCAGCGTGCAGCACCAGGGCCTGTTCGTGGCCGACACCGTGTCCTTCAGCCTGGCGCCCGGCGTGTCGCTGGGCCAGGCCAGCGAGGCCATCGATGCCGCCATCGCGCGCATCGGCTTGCCGACGGACCAGATCCAGGCCAGCTTCCAGGGCACGGCTGCCGCCGCGCAGCAGACGCAGTCGCAGCAGCCGCTGCTGATCCTCGCCGCGCTGGTCACCATGTATATCGTGCTGGGCATCCTGTACGAGAGCTTCGTCCATCCCTTCACGATCCTGTCGACACTGCCCTCGGCCGGGATCGGCGCGCTGCTGGCGCTGATGCTGGTGGGCAGCGAATTCACCGTCATCGCGCTGATCGGCGTCTTCCTGCTGATCGGCATCGTCAAGAAGAACGCCATCATGATGGTGGATTTCGCGCTGGCGGCCGAACGAACACAGGGACTGCCGCCGCGCGAGGCGATTTTCCAGGCCTGTATCACGCGCTTCCGGCCGATCATGATGACCACGCTGGCCGCCATCTTCGGCGCGCTGCCGCTGGTGGTGTCCACCGGCACCGGCGCGGAGATCCGCCAGCCGCTGGGCATCACCATCGTCGGCGGACTTGTCGTCAGCCAGGTGCTTACGCTGTACACCACGCCGGTGGTGTATCTCTACCTGGATCGTCTACGCCATTGGGCGCGGCGTCGCCGTGCGGCACGCACCGTCGCCCCCTCCACGGATTATTCATGA